A window from Choristoneura fumiferana chromosome 22, NRCan_CFum_1, whole genome shotgun sequence encodes these proteins:
- the LOC141440299 gene encoding LOW QUALITY PROTEIN: cell division cycle protein 16 homolog (The sequence of the model RefSeq protein was modified relative to this genomic sequence to represent the inferred CDS: inserted 1 base in 1 codon; added 47 bases not found in genome assembly) yields the protein MAKAESTSRSGVEGLNVDFMRSLVKQYSELGLWTSALFWADAAGAASKGSGTASGDDVWLLASALLARGNXHRAAYAVTSRGLHRHHLLCLGVAMRAHLATQEASVALSLMEDCDPAILEPKSSDQTHNRALAGVLVWQARALSALERREAAADALCAALRADCACVEALALLHRQRALTHKREMELIESLPLSSQLGAAEGALLRGALRDRVSRHAPPPSPAVDPVIPEAEAARARMAEAAQCRGRRLAANCDWAGALKALDTVDPWCCAPVRAACLVELKRSAELFAFAHTLVDSYPHSWTAWFAVGCYYYLIGKNELARRYLGKAKSLEPGAGCVWLAQGHSFAADNEHDQAMAAYFKASQLMAGSHLPPLYVGVECALLNNFTMCERFLLRAATLHSSAEPVGELSEGPAGGEIG from the exons ATGGCTAAAGCAGAATCAACTTCACGTAGCGGAGTAGAGGGCCTAAACGTCGATTTTATGCGATCACTGGTGAAGCAATACTCTGAACTG GGTTTGTGGACCAGTGCCTTGTTTTGGGCGGACGCAGCAGGCGCGGCTAGCAAAGGGTCAGGGACGGCCAGCGGGGATGATGTATGGTTGCTTGCCAGTGCCCTGCTGGCTAGGGGGA ACCATAGGGCTGCTTATGCTGTTACCTCTAGAGGGCTGCACAG GCATCACCTCCTCTGCCTCGGCGTGGCTATGCGCGCCCACCTCGCCACACAAGAGGCATCTGTGGCCCTCTCACTGATGGAAGACTGTGACCCTGCAATCTTGGAGCCCAAGAGCAGTGACCAGACTCATAAT CGAGCGCTGGCTGGGGTGCTGGTGTGGCAGGCGCGCGCGCTGTCCGCGCTGGAGCGGCGCGAGGCGGCGGCTGACGCGCTGTGCGCGGCGCTGCGGGCCGACTGCGCCTGCGTCGAGGCGCTCGCGCTACTGCACCGGCAGCGCGCGCTCACACACAAGCGAG AGATGGAGCTGATAGAGTCACTGCCGCTCAGCAGCCAGCTGGGGGCGGCGGAGGGCGCGCTGCTGCGGGGAGCCCTGAGGGACCGCGTCAGCCGCCacgcgccgccgccgtcgcCTGCCGTCGACCCC GTTATCCCAGAAGCGGAGGCTGCGCGGGCGCGTATGGCGGAGGCGGCGCAGTGCCGCGGGCGCCGTCTCGCCGCCAACTGCGACTGGGCCGGAGCCCTGAAAGCTTTAG ACACTGTGGACCCCTGGTGCTGCGCGCCAGTGCGAGCGGCCTGCCTCGTGGAGCTGAAGAGGAGCGCAGAACTGTTTGCGTTTGCTCATACCCTTGTGGACTCCTACCCGCATTCTTGGACCGCTTGGTTCGCTGTCGGCTGCTACTACTACTTGATAG gGAAGAACGAACTGGCGCGTCGGTATCTCGGTAAAGCGAAGAGTTTAGAGCCGGGCGCGGGCTGCGTGTGGCTGGCGCAGGGACACAGCTTCGCGGCAGACAACGAACACGACCAGGCCATGGCTGCGTACTTCAAG GCAAGTCAGCTAATGGCGGGCAGCCACCTGCCCCCGTTGTACGTCGGCGTGGAATGCGCACTGCTCAACAACTTTACAATGTGCGAACGGTTCCTGCTGCGGGCTGCTACACTACATTCCAGCGCTGAG